In Peromyscus eremicus chromosome 15, PerEre_H2_v1, whole genome shotgun sequence, a genomic segment contains:
- the Usp21 gene encoding ubiquitin carboxyl-terminal hydrolase 21 codes for MPQASEHRLGRTREPPVSVQPRVGAKIPFPPRARSKERRNPVSGPNSMLRPLPPRPGPPDERLKKLELGRGRTSSSRPRGPLRADHGVPLPGSPPPTVALPLPSRTNLARSKSVSSGDLRPMGIALGGHRGTGELGAALSRLALRPEPPTLRRSTSLRRLGGFPGPPTLLSIRTEPPTSHGSFHMISARPSEPFYSEDKMAHHTLLLGSGHVGLRNLGNTCFLNAVLQCLSSTRPLRDFCLRRDFRQEVPGGGRAQELTEAFADVIGALWHPDSCEAVNPTRFRAVFQKYVPSFSGYSQQDAQEFLKLLMERLHLEINRRGRRAPPILASGPVPSPPRRGGALHEEPELSDDDRANLMWKRYLEREDSKIVDLFVGQLKSCLKCQACGYRSTTFEVFCDLSLPIPKKGFAGGKVSLRDCFSLFTKEEELESENAPVCDRCRQKTRSTKKLTVQRFPRILVLHLNRFSTSRGSIKKSSVGVDFPLQRLSLGDFASDKAGSPVYQLYALCNHSGSVHYGHYTALCRCQTGWHVYNDSRVSPVSENQVASSEGYVLFYQLTQEPPRCL; via the exons ATGCCCCAGGCTTCTGAGCACCGCTTGGGCCGGACTCGAGAGCCACCTGTCAGTGTACAGCCCCGAGTGGGAGCCAAGATACCATTTCCTCCCCGGGCCCGCAGCAAGGAGCGCCGAAACCCAGTTTCTGGGCCGAACTCCATGTTACGACCTTTGCCTCCCAGGCCAGGTCCCCCAGATGAAAGGCTCAAGAAACTGGAGCTGGGTCGGGGTCGGACCTCAAGCTCTCGTCCTAGAGGCCCCCTTCGAGCAGATCATGGGGTTCCCTTGCCTGGCTCACCACCCCCAACTGTGGCTCTGCCTCTCCCATCCCGGACCAACTTAGCCCGTTCCAAGTCTGTGAGCAGTGGGGACTTGCGTCCAATGGGCATTGCCTTGGGAGGGCACCGTGGCACTGGCGAGCTAGGGGCTGCACTGAGCCGCTTGGCACTCCGGCCTGAACCACCCACTCTGAGACGTAGCACTTCTCTCCGGCGTCTTGGGGGCTTCCCTGGCCCCCCTACCCTGCTCAGCATACGGACAGAGCCCCCTACTTCCCATGGCTCCTTCCACATGATATCTGCCCGGCCCTCTGAGCCTTTCTACTCTGAGGACAAGATG GCTCATCACACACTGCTTCTGGGCTCTGGTCATGTTGGTCTCCGCAATCTGGGAAATACA TGTTTCCTGAATGCCGTGCTACAGTGTTTGAGCAGCACAAGGCCTCTTCGAGACTTTTGTCTTCGAAGGGACTTCCGGCAAGAGGTGCCTGGAGGAGGCCGAGCCCAGGAGCTCACGGAAG CCTTTGCAGATGTGATTGGTGCCCTCTGGCACCCTGACTCCTGTGAAGCTGTGAATCCTACTCGATTCCGGGCTGTCTTCCAGAAATACGTTCCCTCCTTCTCTGGATACAG CCAGCAGGATGCCCAAGAGTTCCTGAAGCTCCTCATGGAGCGGTTGCACCTTGAAATCAACCGACGAGGCCGCCGGGCACCTCCAATCCTGGCCAGTGGTCCAGTTCCCTCTCCACCTCGCCGAGGAGGGGCTCTGCATGAGGAACCTGAGTTAAG TGATGATGACCGAGCCAACTTAATGTGGAAGCGCTACCTGGAGCGAGAAGACAGCAAGATTGTGG ACCTATTTGTGGGCCAGCTGAAAAGTTGCCTCAAGTGCCAGGCCTGTGGGTATCGCTCCACGACCTTCGAGGTTTTTTGTGACCTGTCCCTGCCCATTCCCAAG AAAGGATTTGCTGGGGGCAAAGTGTCTCTGCGAGATTGTTTCAGCCTTTTCACCAAGGAAGAAGAGCTAGAGTCGGAAAATGCCCCA GTGTGTGACCGATGCCGGCAGAAAACACGGAGTACCAAAAAATTGACAGTACAAAGATTCCCCCGAATCCTCGTGCTCC ATCTGAATCGATTTTCCACCTCCCGAGGCTCCATCAAGAAAAGTTCAGTAGGTGTAGACTTCCCATTGCAGCGACTGAGCCTAGGGGACTTTGCCAGTGACAAGGCGG GAAGCCCCGTGTACCAGCTCTACGCCCTCTGCAACCACTCTGGGAGTGTCCACTACGGGCACTACACAGCCCTGTGCCGCTGCCAGACCGGTTGGCATGTCTACAATGACTCCCG TGTCTCCCCTGTCAGTGAAAATCAGGTGGCATCCAGTGAAGGCTACGTGCTGTTCTACCAACTGACGCAGGAGCCACCTCGGTGCCTGTGA
- the Ppox gene encoding protoporphyrinogen oxidase, with product MGRTVIVLGGGISGLAASYHLIRGPCPPKVILLEGSKRLGGWIRSVRGSDGAIFELGPRGIRPAGVLGARTLLLVSELGLESEVLPVRGNHPAAQNRFLYVGGALHPLPSGLRGLLRPSPPFSKPLFWAGLRDLMKPRGKEPDETVHSFAQRRLGPEVASLAMDSLCRGVFAGNSRELSVRSCFPSLFQAEQTHRSILLGLLLGAGRSPQPDSSLIRQARAERWSQWSLRGGLEMLPQALHNHLTSKGVTVFKGRPVCGLSLQPEGRWKVSLGDSSLEADHIISAIPAAVLSKLLPAEATPLAHVLSTITAVSVAVVNLQYQGACLPVQGFGHLVPSSEDPTVLGIVYDSVAFPEQDGNPPRLRVTVMLGGYWLERLEADGHDLSPELFQQQAQAAAATHLGLRERPSYCLVHLHKNCIPQYTLGHWQKLESALRFLTAQRLPLTLAGASYEGVAVNDCIESGRQAAMAVLGTESNS from the exons ATGGGCCGGACTGTGATCGTGCTTGGTGGAGGTATCAGTGGATTGGCCGCAAGTTATCATCTGATCCGAGGCCCCTGCCCTCCGAAA GTGATCTTACTGGAGGGCAGCAAGCGTTTGGGAGGCTGGATCCGCTCGGTCCGAGGATCAGATGGTGCGATCTTTGAACTTGGACCTCGAGGAATTAGGCCGGCTGGAGTGCTGGGAGCCCGAACTCTGCTCCTG GTTTCTGAGCTTGGCTTGGAGTCCGAAGTCTTGCCTGTCCGAGGGAATCACCCAGCTGCCCAGAACAGGTTCCTGTATGTCGGCGGTGCTCTGCACCCATTACCCTCTGGCCTCAG GGGGCTACTCCGTCCTTCACCCCCCTTCTCCAAACCTCTGTTTTGGGCTGGGCTGAGGGATTTGATGAAGCCCAGGGGCAAAGAGCCTGATGAGACTGTGCACAGTTTTGCCCAGCGCCGCCTTGGACCTGAG GTGGCCTCTTTAGCCATGGACAGTCTTTGCCGAGGAGTGTTTGCAGGCAACAGCCGTGAACTCAGTGTCCGCTCCTGCTTTCCCAGTCTCTTCCAAGCTGAGCAAACCCACCGGTCCATATTACTGGGGCTGCTGCTGGGGGCAG GACGGAGTCCACAGCCAGATTCCTCATTAATTCGTCAGGCCCGGGCTGAGCGATGGAGCCAGTGGTCACTCCGTGGAGGGCTGGAGATGTTGCCCCAGGCCCTTCACAACCACCTAACTAGTAAAGGAGTCACTGTCTTCAAAGGTCGGCCAGTCTGTGGGCTCAGCCTCCAGCCAGAAGGGCGATGGAAG GTGTCTCTAGGGGACAGCAGTCTGGAGGCTGACCACATTATTAGTGCCATTCCAGCTGCAG TGCTCAGCAAGCTGCTCCCTGCTGAGGCTACACCTCTTGCTCATGTCCTGAGTACCATCACTGCTGTGTCTGTCGCCGTGGTGAATCTGCAGTACCAAGGAGCTTGTCTGCCGGTTCAg GGATTTGGACATTTGGTGCCATCATCGGAAGACCCAACTGTCCTGGGAATCGTGTATGACTCAGTTGCTTTTCCTGAGCAGGATGGGAACCCTCCACGCCTCAGAGTAACT GTGATGCTGGGAGGCTACTGGTTAGAGAGACTAGAAGCTGATGGCCATGACCTGTCTCCAGAGCTGTTCCAACAGCAAGCACAGGCAGCAGCTGCTACGCACTTAGGACTGAGGGAGCGGCCGAGTTACTGCTTGGTCCATTTACACAAG AACTGTATCCCTCAGTATACACTAGGCCACTGGCAAAAACTAG AGTCAGCTCTGCGTTTCCTGACTGCTCAAAGGCTGCCCCTGACTTTGGCTGGAGCTTCCTATGAGGGGGTTGCTGTCAATGACTGTATAGAGAGTGGGCGCCAGGCAGCAATGGCTGTCCTGGGCACAGAATCTAACAGCTGA
- the B4galt3 gene encoding beta-1,4-galactosyltransferase 3: MGKLFLPDLDLCCTVPILDNASHLCSPGTSWSPHDPEEDSLNTALGRMLRRLLERPCTLALLVGSQLAVMMYLSLGGFRSLSALFGRDQGPTFDYSHPHDVYTNLSHLPGAPAGPLSAQALPYCPERSPFLVGPVSVSFSPVPSLAEIVERNPRVEPGGRYRPAECEPRSRTAIIVPHRAREHHLRLLLYHLHPFLQRQQLAYGIYVIHQAGNGTFNRAKLLNVGVREALRDEEWDCLFLHDVDLLPENDHNLYVCDPRGPRHVAVAMNKFGYSLPYPQYFGGVSALTPDQYLKMNGFPNEYWGWGGEDDDIATRVRLAGMKISRPPTSVGHYKMVKHRGDKGNEENPHRFDLLVRTQNSWTQDGMNSLTYQLLARELSPLYTNITADIGTDPRGPRAPSGPRYPPGSSQAFRQEMLHRRPPARPGPLPTANHTAPHGSH, from the exons ATGGGAAAGTTGTTTCTTCCTGATCTTGATCTCTGCTGTACAG TTCCAATTTTAGATAATGCCTCACATCTCTGCTCCCCGGGGACCTCCTGGAGCCCCCATGATCCGGAAGAAGACAGCTtgaacacag CCCTCGGCAGGATGTTGCGGAGGCTGCTGGAGAGACCCTGCACATTGGCCCTGCTTGTGGGCTCCCAGCTGGCGGTTATGATGTATCTGTCACTAGGGGGCTTCCGAAGCCTTAGTGCCCTCTTTGGTCGGGACCAGGGCCCAACGTTTGATTATTCTCATCCCCATGATGTCTATACTAACCTCAGTCACCTGCCTGGGGCCCCTGCAGGGCCTCTCTCAGCTCAAGCTCTGCCTTACTGTCCAGAGAGATCTCCTTTCTTAG TGGGTCCTGTATCAGTATCGTTTAGCCCAGTGCCATCACTAGCAGAGATTGTGGAGCGGAATCCCCGGGTGGAACCAGGGGGCCGGTACCGTCCTGCAGAATGTGAGCCACGCTCCCGGACGGCCATAATTGTGCCCCATCGTGCCAGGGAGCACCACCTGCGGCTGCTGCTCTATCACCTGCACCCCTTCCTACAGCGCCAGCAGCTTGCATATGGCATCTATGTCATCCACCAG GCTGGGAATGGAACGTTTAACAGAGCCAAGCTTCTGAATGTTGGGGTGCGGGAAGCCCTGCGTGATGAAGAATGGGACTGCTTGTTCTTACATGATGTGGACCTCCTTCCAGAAAACGATCATAACCTGTATGTGTGCGACCCCCGGGGACCTCGCCATGTTGCTGTTGCCATGAACAAGTTTGGATACAG CCTCCCGTACCCCCAGTACTTCGGTGGGGTTTCGGCCCTCACTCCTGACCAGTACCTGAAGATGAATGGCTTCCCCAATGAATATTGGGGCTGGGGTGGTGAGGATGATGACATCGCCACCAG GGTACGCCTGGCTGGGATGAAGATCTCCCGGCCCCCCACCTCTGTGGGGCACTACAAGATGGTGAAGCACAGAGGGGATAAAGGCAATGAGGAAAACCCCCACAG ATTTGACCTCCTGGTCCGTACCCAGAATTCTTGGACACAAGATGGAATGAATTCACTGACATACCAGTTGCTGGCTAGAGAGCTGAGTCCTCTCTATACCAACATCACTGCAGACATTGGGACTGACCCTCGAGGTCCTCGGGCTCCCTCTGGTCCCCGATACCCACCGGGCTCCTCCCAGGCCTTCCGACAAGAGATGCTGCATCGCCGGCCCCCGGCCAGGCCTGGCCCTCTGCCTACTGCCAACCACACAGCTCCCCACGGTTCACACTGA